In Populus trichocarpa isolate Nisqually-1 chromosome 16, P.trichocarpa_v4.1, whole genome shotgun sequence, a genomic segment contains:
- the LOC7487442 gene encoding tubulin beta chain — MREILHIQGGQCGNQIGAKFWEVVCAEHGIDATGKYNGDSELQLERINVYYNEASGGRFVPRAVLMDLEPGTMDSVRSGPYGQIFRPDNFVFGQSGAGNNWAKGHYTEGAEMIDSVLDVVRKEAENCDCLQGFQVCHSLGGGTGSGMGTLLISKIREEYPDRMMLTFSVFPSPKVSDTVVEPYNATLSVHQLVENADECMVLDNEALHNICFRTLKLTSPSFGDLNHLISATMSGVTCCLRFPGQLNSDLRKLAVNLIPFPRLHFFMVGFAPLTSRGSQQYSTLSVPELTQQMWDAKNMMCAADPRRGRYLTASAMFRGKMSTKEVDEQMINVQNKNSSYFVEWIPHNVKSTVCDIPPTGLKMASTFIGNSTSIQEMFRRVSEQFTAMFRRKAFLHWYTGEGMDEMEFTEAESNMNDLVSEYQQYQDATTYEDCEDEEEELHDM, encoded by the exons ATGCGTGAGATTCTTCACATCCAAGGAGGCCAATGTGGCAATCAAATTGGTGCAAAGTTCTGGGAGGTGGTATGTGCAGAACATGGGATTGATGCAACAGGAAAATACAATGGAGATTCTGAGCTGCAGCTTGAAAGGATCAATGTTTATTACAATGAGGCAAGTGGTGGCAGGTTTGTCCCAAGGGCTGTCCTAATGGACCTTGAACCTGGTACCATGGACAGTGTCAGGTCAGGTCCTTATGGTCAGATTTTCAGACctgataattttgttttcggACAATCTGGTGCTGGAAACAACTGGGCTAAAGGCCATTACACCGAGGGTGCTGAGATGATTGATTCTGTCCTCGATGTTGTCCGAAAAGAAGCAGAGAATTGTGATTGCTTGCAgg GATTTCAGGTGTGCCATTCACTAGGAGGAGGAACCGGATCTGGTATGGGCACTCTATTGATATCGAAGATCAGAGAGGAATACCCTGATCGGATGATGCTTACGTTCTCTGTGTTTCCTTCTCCTAAGGTTTCTGATACAGTTGTTGAGCCTTATAATGCAACCCTTTCTGTGCATCAGCTTGTTGAAAATGCAGATGAATGCATGGTCCTTGATAATGAAGCTCTCCACAACATCTGCTTCCGTACCCTCAAACTCACCTCGCCAAGCT TTGGTGATCTAAATCATTTGATCTCTGCTACCATGTCCGGGGTCACATGTTGCTTGAGATTTCCTGGACAGCTTAACTCTGACCTGAGAAAGCTTGCTGTGAATCTGATCCCTTTCCCTCGGCTACATTTCTTCATGGTGGGTTTTGCTCCTCTGACCTCACGTGGTTCACAACAATACAGCACCTTGTCCGTCCCAGAGCTCACCCAGCAAATGTGGGATGCCAAGAACATGATGTGCGCAGCAGACCCACGCCGCGGTCGGTATTTGACAGCCTCGGCAATGTTCAGGGGCAAAATGAGTACCAAGGAAGTGGATGAGCAGATGATCAATGTTCAAAACAAGAACTCATCATACTTTGTTGAATGGATCCCACACAATGTCAAATCAACTGTTTGTGATATTCCTCCCACAGGCCTAAAAATGGCATCGACATTCATTGGAAACTCCACGTCAATTCAGGAAATGTTCCGTCGCGTGAGTGAGCAGTTTACTGCCATGTTTAGGAGGAAGGCTTTCTTGCATTGGTACACTGGGGAAGGAATGGATGAGATGGAGTTCACAGAGGCAGAGAGCAACATGAATGACTTGGTGTCCGAGTATCAGCAGTACCAAGATGCCACAACTTACGAGGACTGTGAGGATGAAGAGGAGGAACTCCATGACATGTGA